The following DNA comes from Bradyrhizobium sp. SK17.
AGCGTCCGATCCGGCTGCCGGACTGCTATGTCTGTTATCATCCGCCCACCAATGCGCCGGAAGTGCCATCGCTGCCGTGCTTGAACGAGGGCCGCTTCACCTTCGGCTGCTTCAATCGCCCGGCCAAGCTCAACGAAGAGGTCGGCAAGGCCTGGGCGCGCATTCTCGAATTGGTGCCGGACTCGCGCATCCTGATGGTCTATGGCGGCCTTGGCGAGGCGAGCACGCGTGACGCCATCCATGGCGTGCTCGGCCGCGGCGGCGTGCCGATGGAGCGGGTGGAGCTGGTCGGCGAGAGCGAGCAGATCAAGCTGTTGCAGGCCTACGGTCAGGTCGATCTCGCGCTCGATCCGTTCCCGTACTCCGCCGGCGTCACCACGCTCGAGGCAATGTGGATGGGCGTTCCGACCGTCACCTTCGTCGGCGACACCTTTGCGGGCCGGCACTCAGCGGCCCATTTGACGGGGGCAGGGTTCGCCAGCTTCTGTGCTCACAGCATCGACGACTACGTCGCCATGGCGGTCGACTGGAGCTGCCGCCGCGATGAGCTCGCGGAGCTGCGCCGCGGCCTGCGCGACCGCGTCGCGGCCTCGCCGCTCTGCGATCCCCCGCGCTTCGCGAACAACCTGTCCCGCGAACTGATGCGGCTGTGGACCGAATGGTGCGCGGCGAAGAATGCCCGGGATGCAGCGTAGCGCACATTGATTTCGCCGTCGCCGGACCTGTCCCGGTGATGCCCGGCCCGGCTGCGACGAAGCAAAACGCCAGTGCCGTGAAGGCGCCGGCTGGCGAACAAGGGACCATTCCGATGTCAAAGGCAGGGACCAACGAGGCACATGCGATACAAGCAGGGCTTGCGTTGCTGAAGGGAGGGTCATCGGAGCGGCGCGAGGAATTTGTCCGGAGTGTCGTGGATCGCGCGATTGCTCTATTTCGCGATGGTCAGCTCAACAGTGCGGATGTGCTACTTGAGACCATTGAGCACGAAGCCGGCGTACGCCAGCGTGCGTTGCACATGCGTGGCGTGATCGCGCTGTATCGCGGCGAGGACGAGCAAGCGCTCGAACTGCTCGAGGAGGCGATCCGGCTCGATCCCGCCGATAACGAAGCGCACGCCAATCTCGGTGCGCTCCTGCTCAAGGACCATCAGCATCCGCAGGCACTCGCCGCGTTTGCGGCGGCGTTGACGCTGCGGCCGGACAACGTGCCGGCCCTGTTCGGCCTGGCGCAGGCGCTGACGAAGCTTGATCTGACCGACTTCGCCCACAACGCGTACCGCGACATCCGGGCTCACGCGCCCGACTATGTCGAGCCGGTGGTCGATTTCGCGACGCTGCTCAACGACATGGGCCGTACCGACGAGGCCATTGAAGTCGTACGCGACATGCTGGCGCGGCACCCCGATCATGCGCATCTGCACACGGTTCTCTTCATCTGTCTGTTCGTTCACGGCGACTGGCGCGCCGCGTGGCCGCACAACGAATGGCGATTGAAGGAGCCGGAGGTGCTTAAGCACCTGTTGCCGACCCAGCGGCCGCGCTGGGAGGGTGAGGATCTCGCCGGCAAGACGATCCTGCTGCAATGCGAGCAGGGATTCGGCGACATCATCCAGTTCGTGCGTTATGCGCCGATGGTCAAGGCACGGGGCGGCCGCGTAATCCTCCGTGCACATCAGCAGCTGCTGTCACTGATGCGATCCGTGCCCGGTATCGACGATCTCTTCAGCAACGAGGAGACGGCGCCGGCGTTCGACCTGCACGTGCCGTTGATGTCGCTGCCGCTCATCTTCGGAACACAAAGCGACACGGTTCCGGCGCCGGTCCCCTACATCACACCGGATCCGGGGCGGATCGCGCAGTGGCGCGAGCGTCTGGCGAACTACGCCGGTATCTCCGTCGGTTTGGTTTGGCAAGGCAATCCGGCGCATCCCAACGACTGGCACCGCTCGATCCGGCTCGGCCAGCTGCGACCCTTGCTCGACTGTCCGGGTGCGCGGTTCGTCAGCCTGCAGATCGGTCCCGGCGAACAACAGGTGCAGGAGTTCGCCGGCCGTATCCTCGATGCCGCTCAGCTGATCGATCCGACGTCGTTTGCCGACGTGGCGGCGATCATCGCCAATCTCGATCTCGTCATCACGGTCGACAGTGCGATTGCGCATCTCGCCGGCGCCATGGGCAAGCCGGTTTGGATCCTGCTTGCCAGCTCCAGTGATTGGCGTTGGCTCAAGGATCGCGCGGATACGCCCTGGTACCCGCAGGCGCTGCTGTTCCGGCAGAAGGACGCGGGCGACTGGGCCGGCGTGGTTGCTCGGCTGCGCGCCGCATTGTGGTCCTTCGCCGGCTCCAGTGCTTCGTCTTCGATGGGCGGGAACGCAGATCCGGTGATCGCCTCGGCGTTGCGGATGACGGCGAGCCCACGCGAAGCCAGTCCGGTCCTCTGCGATGCATTGTTCGTCGAGGCCTGTCGCCAGAGCCGCACAGGACATCTCGATCGATCGAAGGCGCTGTTCGAGAAGGTTCTTTCTCTTGACCCCGGTCATGTCAACACATTGTGCAATCTCGGCGCGTTGGAACTCGTTTTGGGTAACGCGAGGCGTGCGCACACTTTGCTGCACACTGCGGTCACCCAGGCTCCTGATCTCGCACCGGCACGCATGGCGTTGGCCGATGCGTTGATGGCCGCTGAGAAAGCCGAGCAGGCGCTCGTGCAGTATCGCAGGGCAATCGAACTGGCGCCTGCGAGCGCCGATGTTCATGCAGCGTACGCCAATGCGCTGTGCAAACTCGGTGACAACGAGCACGCAAGCGGCATGCACGCCGACATGACAAGGCGCCTCATCGATCAGCATTATCGCAAGGCGTTGGAACTCGCGCCCGTCAACGATACGGTGCATGCCAAATATGCGTTGGCGCTATGCGGGTTTGGCGATTTCGACACTGCGATGACGCACTTCCTCGCAGCAACGAAGATCAATCAGCAGCAGTCGCCCGAGTTCTACGAAGCCTTGGGCCGTGCCTGCGTCACGCGAGGCAACCTGCATGGCGCCGAAATCAGCCTGAAACATGCGATTGCACTCGATCCGAGCCGTGTGACCGCTCATTGTGCTCTGGGCGATCTCTCGCTCGCACGTCAACAGCATGATGAAGCGGAAGCCAGTTTCCGTACAGCGCTGGCGTTCGATACGCAATGCGTCGTGGCCTTGCAGGGAATAGAACGTGTGCAGGCGTCACAGCGGACGGTGATCGCGAGCGGAATGTCGTGACGTGGGTGTCGTCGCGAGCGACAGCCATCTTGCTGGCGCGCAACGTTGCGTCGTCGATGGAACCTGGCGAACGGGATTTGCGATCGACGCCGCTTCGAGTGTAGCAAAATCAACGCTCGCTTCGTGTCGAAGAGAGCAAATGCATGTCATCGTCTGTAGCGAGGTGTGTCGCAAAATAACTGCTCGTTGTGGTTTCATTGCCGTGTCATTTACTGCGGCTAGAAACGGCGCGACCGGATGGAAGCGTCTCAAATGCCGCGGTTGGGGATGGGGTCCCTGGAATGAGCGACACCACTCGAGCGGCGTTGCTCACACTCCTCGTCGCAAGTTACGACGACCTCAAACAACGTTTGACGCGTCGGGCCGGATCGGCCGATCTTGCCAACGAAGCCTTGCAGGACACGTTTCTGCGCTTGAGCAATGCGGATGGAATCGGACCCGTTCGCGACCTCCATGCATATCTGTTCCGCGTGGCGATGAGCGCCATCAGCAATCGTCGGGTGGCGGAGCGGCGGCGCCGCGTGGTGCGCGAAGCGGACCCGCTGTTCGATCTACCGGACGAAACGCCGGGTCCGGACCGGATCATCGAGGCGCGTTCGGAGATCAACGCGCTCAAGCGCTCCATCGAGGAGTTACCGGCCCGGCGTCGCGAGATATTCATGGCGATATGCGTTGAAGATGCGCCGCTGAGGCTCGTCGCGGAGCGCTTTGGCGTCAGCGTTCGGACGGTGCAGGTTGAGCTCAAGCAGGCGTTGGCGCATTGCGCGATCTGTCTCGATCGCAACGCGCGGATGTCCGGAGTCGCATTTCGGCGTCGAGGTCCGTTCGGCCAGCGGGATCACGCGCCGCGGGCCCCGCTGGGCGATGAAACTACGGTGCTGGCACAGCGGTTGCCGTTGGGCGACGGCAGGTGACATGTGATGGATCAGCAGGCTCACAGCGTCGGACATCATGCCTCGACCAGCGGAACGAGCCTGGTCGATCGAGGGGCAGCCATAGCAGTGCGTGAAAGCAATACGGCTGCCACGCCGCCGATCGACTTCATGACTTATCTTGCCGGCAAGGGCGCGTTGCGCGACGGGCAGAAGGAAGACATCGCCGGTCGGACCCGCAACGCCGACGGATCGGCAGGCAATGTCGATTGGAGCGCAGTCACGAAACTGACCCCCTCGGCGCTGGCGGACGAACTCGCAAGCTTCTATCGATGTGATCGTGCCCGTCGCGACGATCTGGTGGATGGGCGCTTCGCCGGCGGCGAGATGTCGACCCGCTTTCTCAAGGAGGAGCGGCTGTTTCCGTATGAAAGCGCAGCCGGAAAGTTGCGCCTTGCGGTGGTCGTTCCGATCGATGACGAGACCGTGCGGGCGGTCGAGCTGGTGTTGCGCCGACCGGTCGCGCTCGCGGTGGCGACCGCCGAAGACCTGGAGGCGGCGCTTGCATTGCGGCTCGAGGCGGAGCAGCCCAGCGATGCTCAGGAAGCCGGCGCGAGCGCGGGCGAGGACAACCTCGACAATCTGCGCGACCTTGCGCGCGGTGCGCCGGTGGTACGGGCGCTGGATGACTTGTTGCGCCTCGCTGTCGAGCAGCGGGCGACGGATCTCCACATTGAGCCGGCGGGGAATGCGTTGCAGGTGCGATTGCGCGTTGACGGCATGCTGAAGCATGTGGCGGCGCCGCCGATCAGCATGGCGAAGGGAATCTTGTCGCGCCTCAAGATCATGGCCGGCCTTAACATCACCGAACGTCGGCTGGCGCAGGACGGGCGTGCCCATATCGTGGTCAGCGGCAACGAGATCGATTTGCGCGTCGCGACCATGCCCACGATGCACGGCGAATGCGCCGTCATTCGGTTGTTGCGCAAGGGAGCAGGGTTGGTCTCGATCGACCAGATCGGCCTCAGCGCGCGCAACGAATCGATTCTGCGCAAGGCGTTGCAGGCGCCCTATGGCATGGTCATCGTCAC
Coding sequences within:
- a CDS encoding RNA polymerase sigma factor, encoding MSDTTRAALLTLLVASYDDLKQRLTRRAGSADLANEALQDTFLRLSNADGIGPVRDLHAYLFRVAMSAISNRRVAERRRRVVREADPLFDLPDETPGPDRIIEARSEINALKRSIEELPARRREIFMAICVEDAPLRLVAERFGVSVRTVQVELKQALAHCAICLDRNARMSGVAFRRRGPFGQRDHAPRAPLGDETTVLAQRLPLGDGR
- a CDS encoding GspE/PulE family protein; the encoded protein is MTYLAGKGALRDGQKEDIAGRTRNADGSAGNVDWSAVTKLTPSALADELASFYRCDRARRDDLVDGRFAGGEMSTRFLKEERLFPYESAAGKLRLAVVVPIDDETVRAVELVLRRPVALAVATAEDLEAALALRLEAEQPSDAQEAGASAGEDNLDNLRDLARGAPVVRALDDLLRLAVEQRATDLHIEPAGNALQVRLRVDGMLKHVAAPPISMAKGILSRLKIMAGLNITERRLAQDGRAHIVVSGNEIDLRVATMPTMHGECAVIRLLRKGAGLVSIDQIGLSARNESILRKALQAPYGMVIVTGPTGSGKTTTLAASLAVINEATRKILTVEDPVEYQIPGITQTQVHPGIGLTFASALRSFMRLDPDVIMVGEMRDSETAHIGVHAALTGHLVLTTLHTNTAAGAITRLIDMGIESFLLASCARVIVAQRLVRILCDHCKESYRLSAADVAADERYAALGIAAGEVVCRPKGCDWCGSTGFRGRKGVFEIMEIGPAVRRAIGPKTDASELEAVARAAGMTSMTEDGIEKLRAGQTTLDEIFRLTTSL
- a CDS encoding tetratricopeptide repeat protein, producing the protein MVRGEECPGCSVAHIDFAVAGPVPVMPGPAATKQNASAVKAPAGEQGTIPMSKAGTNEAHAIQAGLALLKGGSSERREEFVRSVVDRAIALFRDGQLNSADVLLETIEHEAGVRQRALHMRGVIALYRGEDEQALELLEEAIRLDPADNEAHANLGALLLKDHQHPQALAAFAAALTLRPDNVPALFGLAQALTKLDLTDFAHNAYRDIRAHAPDYVEPVVDFATLLNDMGRTDEAIEVVRDMLARHPDHAHLHTVLFICLFVHGDWRAAWPHNEWRLKEPEVLKHLLPTQRPRWEGEDLAGKTILLQCEQGFGDIIQFVRYAPMVKARGGRVILRAHQQLLSLMRSVPGIDDLFSNEETAPAFDLHVPLMSLPLIFGTQSDTVPAPVPYITPDPGRIAQWRERLANYAGISVGLVWQGNPAHPNDWHRSIRLGQLRPLLDCPGARFVSLQIGPGEQQVQEFAGRILDAAQLIDPTSFADVAAIIANLDLVITVDSAIAHLAGAMGKPVWILLASSSDWRWLKDRADTPWYPQALLFRQKDAGDWAGVVARLRAALWSFAGSSASSSMGGNADPVIASALRMTASPREASPVLCDALFVEACRQSRTGHLDRSKALFEKVLSLDPGHVNTLCNLGALELVLGNARRAHTLLHTAVTQAPDLAPARMALADALMAAEKAEQALVQYRRAIELAPASADVHAAYANALCKLGDNEHASGMHADMTRRLIDQHYRKALELAPVNDTVHAKYALALCGFGDFDTAMTHFLAATKINQQQSPEFYEALGRACVTRGNLHGAEISLKHAIALDPSRVTAHCALGDLSLARQQHDEAEASFRTALAFDTQCVVALQGIERVQASQRTVIASGMS